The Streptomyces sp. NBC_01275 genome has a segment encoding these proteins:
- the ruvB gene encoding Holliday junction branch migration DNA helicase RuvB, translated as MNWDDTTEETAAERLVGAVADREDQAVEAALRPKDLGEFIGQEKVREQLDLVLRAARARGATADHVLLSGAPGLGKTTLSMIIAAEMGAPIRITSGPAIQHAGDLAAILSSLQEGEVLFLDEIHRMSRPAEEMLYMAMEDFRVDVIVGKGPGATAIPLELPPFTLVGATTRAGLLPPPLRDRFGFTGHMEFYEPAELERVIHRSAHLLDVEIDVDGAAEIAGRSRGTPRIANRLLRRVRDYAQVKADGDINRDIASAALAVYEVDARGLDRLDRAVLQALLKLFGGGPVGLSTLAVAVGEERETVEEVAEPFLVREGLLARTPRGRVATPAAWTHLGLTPPRPAGTGNGQQGLFGA; from the coding sequence GTGAACTGGGACGACACGACCGAAGAGACCGCCGCCGAGCGGCTGGTGGGCGCTGTCGCCGATCGTGAGGACCAGGCCGTCGAGGCCGCCCTGCGCCCCAAGGACCTGGGCGAGTTCATCGGCCAGGAGAAGGTCCGCGAACAGCTCGACCTCGTCCTGCGCGCCGCACGCGCGCGGGGCGCCACCGCCGACCACGTGCTGCTCTCCGGCGCCCCCGGCCTCGGCAAGACCACCCTCTCGATGATCATCGCCGCCGAGATGGGCGCCCCCATCCGCATCACCAGCGGCCCCGCCATCCAGCACGCCGGCGACCTCGCCGCGATCCTCTCCTCCCTCCAGGAGGGCGAGGTCCTCTTCCTCGACGAGATCCACCGCATGTCGAGGCCCGCCGAGGAGATGCTCTACATGGCGATGGAGGACTTCCGCGTCGACGTCATCGTCGGCAAGGGCCCCGGCGCCACCGCCATCCCCCTCGAACTGCCCCCCTTCACCCTGGTCGGAGCCACCACGCGCGCGGGTCTGCTGCCGCCCCCGCTGCGCGACCGCTTCGGCTTCACCGGGCACATGGAGTTCTACGAGCCGGCGGAGCTGGAGCGCGTCATCCACCGCTCCGCGCACCTCCTCGACGTGGAGATCGACGTCGACGGCGCCGCCGAGATCGCCGGCCGCTCCCGCGGCACGCCCCGCATCGCCAACCGGCTGCTGCGCCGCGTGCGCGACTACGCGCAGGTCAAGGCCGACGGCGACATCAACCGCGACATCGCCTCGGCGGCCCTCGCGGTCTACGAGGTCGACGCCCGCGGCCTCGACCGGCTGGACCGCGCGGTCCTGCAGGCCCTGCTGAAGCTGTTCGGCGGCGGCCCGGTCGGTCTGTCGACGCTCGCCGTCGCGGTGGGGGAGGAGCGTGAGACCGTGGAAGAGGTCGCCGAACCCTTCCTGGTCCGTGAAGGCCTCCTCGCCCGCACCCCGCGCGGACGCGTGGCCACCCCGGCCGCCTGGACGCATCTCGGCCTCACCCCGCCCCGCCCCGCCGGCACGGGAAACGGACAACAAGGCCTGTTCGGGGCGTGA
- a CDS encoding DUF6210 family protein produces MTGDRRRVFLDPDGSGADQGWVFVIVAAPTGVVYEVQGGGFGCVPYAQEGYLLPVFGRDLDEDLKGIFVGELKGWGSRGLDWPPELLERLRDAVAFPLYGSANRDDLFPSPLALDESRLSEADEAWVPVLTPDGPGVVVWENSD; encoded by the coding sequence ATGACCGGCGACCGGCGCCGCGTCTTCCTCGACCCGGACGGTTCGGGTGCGGACCAGGGCTGGGTGTTCGTGATCGTGGCCGCGCCGACCGGCGTGGTCTACGAGGTGCAGGGCGGCGGCTTCGGCTGCGTACCGTACGCCCAGGAGGGGTACCTGCTGCCCGTGTTCGGGCGGGACCTCGACGAGGACCTGAAGGGGATCTTCGTCGGGGAGCTGAAGGGCTGGGGTTCCCGAGGGCTGGACTGGCCGCCGGAACTGCTCGAACGGCTGAGAGACGCCGTCGCGTTCCCTCTGTACGGCTCCGCGAACCGCGACGACCTGTTCCCTTCCCCGTTGGCCCTGGACGAGTCCCGCCTCTCCGAGGCCGACGAGGCGTGGGTGCCCGTTCTGACGCCCGACGGTCCCGGAGTGGTCGTCTGGGAGAATTCCGACTAG
- a CDS encoding phosphatidylinositol mannoside acyltransferase, with protein MSAQERLADALYGVGWSTVKKLPEPVAVRLGNTVADLAWKRRGKGVRRLESNYARVVPDASPQRLAELSRAGMRSYLRYWMESFRLPAWSAERVRHGFDCKGAHHLIDGIASDRGVVLALPHMANWDLAGAWVTTKLQTPFTTVAERLKPESLYDRFVAYREGLGMEVLPHSGGTAFATLARRLRDGGLVCLVAERDLSASGVEVDFFGDTTRMPAGPALLAQQTGALLLPVTLWYDDSPIMQGRIHPPIEVPEAGTRAEKTSFMTQALADVFAAGIADHPEDWHMLQRLWLADLEPRPSDGARA; from the coding sequence GTGAGCGCCCAGGAGCGGCTGGCCGACGCGCTGTACGGCGTCGGCTGGAGCACCGTCAAGAAACTCCCCGAGCCCGTCGCCGTCCGTCTCGGCAACACCGTCGCCGACCTCGCCTGGAAGCGGCGCGGCAAGGGCGTACGGCGGCTGGAGAGCAACTACGCGCGCGTGGTGCCGGACGCGAGCCCGCAGCGGCTGGCCGAGCTCTCGCGCGCGGGCATGCGCTCCTACCTGCGCTACTGGATGGAGTCCTTCCGGCTGCCCGCCTGGAGCGCCGAGCGCGTCCGCCACGGCTTCGACTGCAAGGGCGCGCACCACCTGATCGACGGCATCGCCTCCGACCGGGGCGTCGTCCTCGCGCTGCCGCACATGGCCAACTGGGACCTGGCGGGCGCCTGGGTCACCACCAAGCTCCAGACGCCGTTCACGACGGTCGCCGAACGCCTCAAGCCGGAGTCCCTCTACGACCGTTTCGTCGCCTACCGCGAGGGCCTCGGCATGGAGGTCCTGCCGCACAGCGGCGGCACCGCCTTCGCCACGCTGGCCCGCAGGCTGCGCGACGGCGGACTGGTCTGCCTGGTCGCCGAGCGCGACCTGTCCGCCTCGGGCGTCGAGGTGGACTTCTTCGGCGACACGACCCGGATGCCCGCCGGACCGGCCCTGCTCGCCCAGCAGACCGGCGCGCTGCTGCTCCCCGTCACGCTCTGGTACGACGACTCGCCCATCATGCAGGGCCGTATCCATCCCCCGATCGAGGTACCCGAGGCAGGTACGCGGGCCGAGAAGACGTCCTTCATGACACAGGCGCTGGCAGACGTCTTCGCCGCCGGCATCGCCGACCACCCGGAGGACTGGCACATGCTCCAGCGTTTGTGGCTCGCGGACCTGGAACCCCGCCCGTCGGACGGGGCGCGCGCGTGA
- the pdxS gene encoding pyridoxal 5'-phosphate synthase lyase subunit PdxS → MSSTISENQTPETGTARVKRGMAEQLKGGVIMDVVTPEQAKIAEDAGAVAVMALERVPADIRKDGGVARMSDPDMIEGIIEAVSIPVMAKSRIGHFVEAQVLQSLGVDYIDESEVLTPADEVNHSDKWAFTTPFVCGATNLGEALRRIAEGAAMIRSKGEAGTGNVVEAVRHLRQIKNEIARLRGYDNNELYAAAKELRAPYEIVKEVAELGKLPVVLFSAGGVATPADAALMRQLGAEGVFVGSGIFKSGDPAKRAAAIVKATTFYDDPKIIADASRNLGEAMVGINCDTLPESERYANRGW, encoded by the coding sequence GTGTCCAGCACGATCTCCGAAAACCAGACCCCCGAGACCGGCACCGCGCGCGTGAAGCGCGGGATGGCCGAGCAGCTCAAGGGCGGCGTGATCATGGACGTCGTCACGCCGGAGCAGGCGAAGATCGCCGAGGACGCGGGGGCCGTCGCCGTCATGGCCCTGGAGCGGGTCCCGGCCGACATCCGCAAGGACGGCGGCGTGGCCCGGATGTCCGACCCGGACATGATCGAGGGCATCATCGAGGCCGTCTCGATCCCCGTCATGGCCAAGTCCCGCATCGGCCACTTCGTCGAGGCCCAGGTCCTGCAGTCCCTCGGCGTCGACTACATCGACGAGTCCGAGGTCCTCACCCCGGCCGACGAGGTCAACCACTCCGACAAGTGGGCCTTCACGACCCCCTTCGTCTGCGGCGCCACCAACCTGGGCGAGGCTCTGCGCCGTATCGCCGAGGGCGCGGCCATGATCCGCTCCAAGGGCGAGGCCGGCACCGGCAACGTCGTCGAGGCCGTCCGCCACCTGCGCCAGATCAAGAACGAGATCGCCCGTCTGCGCGGCTACGACAACAACGAGCTGTACGCCGCCGCCAAGGAGCTGCGCGCCCCGTACGAGATCGTCAAGGAGGTCGCCGAGCTCGGCAAGCTCCCGGTCGTCCTGTTCTCCGCCGGTGGCGTCGCCACCCCCGCCGACGCCGCCCTGATGCGCCAGCTCGGCGCCGAGGGCGTCTTCGTCGGCTCGGGCATCTTCAAGTCCGGCGACCCGGCCAAGCGCGCCGCCGCCATCGTGAAGGCGACCACCTTCTACGACGACCCGAAGATCATCGCGGACGCGTCCCGCAACCTCGGCGAGGCCATGGTCGGCATCAACTGCGACACGCTCCCCGAGTCCGAGCGCTACGCCAACCGCGGCTGGTAG
- the pdxT gene encoding pyridoxal 5'-phosphate synthase glutaminase subunit PdxT has protein sequence MNTPVIGVLALQGDVREHLIALAAADAVARPVRRPEELAEIDGLVIPGGESTTISKLAVLFGVMEPLRARVHAGLPVYGTCAGLIMLADKILDPRSGQETIGGIDMIVRRNAFGRQNESFEAALDVRGIAGDPVEGVFIRAPWVESVGAGTEVLAEHDGHIVAVRQGNALATSFHPELTGDHRVHSLFVDMVRANRPTAS, from the coding sequence GTGAACACCCCTGTCATAGGCGTCCTGGCCCTCCAGGGCGACGTACGGGAGCACCTCATCGCCCTGGCCGCGGCCGACGCCGTGGCCAGGCCGGTGCGGCGCCCCGAGGAACTCGCCGAGATCGACGGCCTCGTCATCCCCGGCGGCGAGTCCACCACGATCTCCAAGCTGGCCGTCCTCTTCGGCGTGATGGAGCCCCTGCGCGCGCGCGTGCACGCCGGACTGCCGGTCTACGGCACCTGCGCGGGCCTGATCATGCTCGCCGACAAGATCCTCGACCCGCGCTCGGGCCAGGAGACGATCGGCGGCATCGACATGATCGTGCGCCGCAACGCCTTCGGCCGGCAGAACGAGTCCTTCGAAGCCGCACTCGACGTGCGGGGCATCGCGGGCGATCCTGTGGAGGGCGTCTTCATCCGCGCCCCCTGGGTCGAGTCCGTGGGCGCCGGGACCGAGGTGCTCGCCGAGCACGACGGCCACATCGTCGCGGTCCGCCAGGGCAACGCGCTCGCCACGTCGTTCCACCCGGAGCTGACCGGCGACCACCGCGTGCACTCGCTCTTCGTCGACATGGTGCGCGCGAACCGGCCGACGGCGTCCTAG
- the ruvC gene encoding crossover junction endodeoxyribonuclease RuvC, producing the protein MRVLGVDPGLTRCGVGVVEGVAGRPLTMLGVGVVRTPADAELGQRLVAVEQGIEQWLDEHRPECVAVERVFSQHNVRTVMGTAQASAVAMLCAARRGIPVALHTPSEVKAAVTGSGRADKAQVGAMVTRLLRLSAPPKPADAADALALAICHIWRAPAQNRLQQAVALHTSKGRTG; encoded by the coding sequence ATGCGTGTGTTGGGGGTGGACCCCGGACTGACCCGATGCGGAGTCGGCGTCGTCGAGGGCGTCGCCGGACGGCCGCTCACGATGCTCGGCGTCGGCGTCGTCCGCACGCCCGCGGACGCCGAGCTGGGGCAGCGCCTCGTCGCCGTGGAGCAGGGCATCGAGCAGTGGCTGGACGAGCACCGGCCCGAATGCGTCGCCGTGGAGCGGGTGTTCAGCCAGCACAACGTCCGTACGGTCATGGGAACCGCCCAGGCCAGCGCCGTCGCCATGCTGTGCGCCGCCCGCCGCGGCATCCCCGTCGCCCTGCACACGCCCAGCGAGGTCAAGGCGGCCGTCACCGGCAGCGGCCGCGCCGACAAGGCCCAGGTCGGCGCGATGGTCACCCGTCTGCTGCGGCTGAGCGCACCGCCGAAGCCCGCCGACGCCGCCGACGCCCTCGCCCTCGCCATCTGCCACATCTGGCGCGCCCCCGCGCAGAACCGACTCCAGCAGGCCGTCGCCCTGCACACATCGAAAGGCCGTACGGGATGA
- a CDS encoding glycosyltransferase family 4 protein: MRIGIVCPYSWDVPGGVQFHIRDLAEYFIRLGHEVSVLAPADDDTPLPPYVVSAGRAVPVPYNGSVARLNFGFLSAARVRRWLHDGAFDVVHIHEPTSPSLGLLTCWAAQGPIVATFHTSNPRSRAMIAAYSILQAALEKISARIAVSEYARRTLVEHLGGDAVVIPNGVDVDFFARAEPKPEWQGDTIGFVGRIDEPRKGLPVLMRALPKIFAERPKARLLVAGRGDEKEAVENLPKELRARVEFLGMISDEDKARFLRSVDLYVAPNTGGESFGIILVEAMSAGAPVLASDLDAFAQVLDQGAAGELFANEDADALAEAAVRLLGDPVTRAELRKRGSAHVRRFDWSTVGADILSVYETVTDGAAAVAAADDDRGSTGLRARLGLARD; encoded by the coding sequence GTGAGGATCGGCATCGTCTGCCCGTACTCCTGGGACGTCCCGGGCGGCGTCCAGTTCCACATCCGCGACCTCGCCGAGTACTTCATCCGGCTCGGCCACGAGGTGTCCGTCCTCGCCCCCGCCGACGACGACACGCCACTGCCGCCGTACGTCGTCTCGGCCGGCCGCGCGGTCCCGGTGCCGTACAACGGCTCGGTGGCCCGGCTGAACTTCGGCTTCCTGTCCGCCGCGCGGGTGCGGCGCTGGCTGCACGACGGAGCGTTCGACGTCGTCCACATCCATGAGCCGACCTCGCCGTCGCTGGGCCTGCTGACCTGCTGGGCGGCCCAGGGCCCGATCGTGGCCACGTTCCACACGTCCAACCCGCGCTCGCGGGCGATGATCGCCGCGTACTCGATCCTGCAGGCCGCCCTGGAGAAGATCAGCGCCCGGATCGCGGTGAGCGAGTACGCCCGCCGCACGCTGGTGGAGCACCTCGGCGGGGACGCGGTCGTGATCCCCAACGGCGTCGACGTCGACTTCTTCGCGCGGGCCGAGCCCAAGCCGGAGTGGCAGGGCGACACGATCGGCTTCGTCGGCCGCATCGACGAGCCCCGCAAGGGCCTGCCGGTGCTGATGCGGGCCCTGCCGAAGATCTTCGCCGAGCGCCCGAAGGCCCGGCTGCTGGTCGCCGGGCGGGGCGACGAGAAGGAGGCCGTGGAGAACCTGCCGAAGGAACTGCGCGCGCGCGTGGAGTTCCTCGGCATGATCAGCGACGAGGACAAGGCGCGCTTCCTGCGCAGCGTCGACCTGTACGTCGCTCCCAACACCGGCGGCGAGAGCTTCGGCATCATCCTCGTCGAGGCCATGTCGGCCGGCGCGCCCGTGCTCGCCTCCGACCTGGACGCCTTCGCCCAGGTCCTCGACCAGGGAGCGGCGGGCGAGCTGTTCGCCAACGAGGACGCGGACGCCCTCGCCGAGGCCGCCGTACGGCTCCTGGGCGACCCGGTGACCCGCGCCGAGCTGCGGAAACGGGGCAGCGCACACGTACGGCGCTTCGACTGGTCCACCGTCGGCGCGGACATCCTGTCGGTCTACGAGACGGTGACCGACGGTGCGGCGGCGGTGGCGGCCGCCGACGACGACCGGGGATCGACGGGCCTGCGGGCGCGGTTGGGTCTGGCACGGGACTGA
- a CDS encoding YebC/PmpR family DNA-binding transcriptional regulator → MSGHSKWATTKHKKAVIDAKRGKLFAKMIKNIEVAARTGGADVSGNPTLFDAIQKAKKSSVPNKNIDSAVKRGAGLEAGGADYETIMYEGYGPNGVAVLIECLTDNRNRAASDVRVAMTRNGGSMADPGSVSYLFNRKGVVIVPKGELAEDDVLGAVLDAGAEEVNDLGESFEVISEATDLVAVRTALQDAGIDYDSADANFVPTMQVELDEEGAKKIFKLIDALEDSDDVQNVFANFDVSDEVMEKVDA, encoded by the coding sequence ATGTCCGGCCACTCTAAATGGGCTACGACGAAGCACAAGAAGGCCGTGATCGACGCCAAGCGCGGCAAGCTCTTCGCGAAGATGATCAAGAACATCGAGGTCGCGGCCCGTACGGGCGGCGCCGACGTGTCCGGCAACCCGACGCTGTTCGACGCCATTCAGAAGGCCAAGAAGAGCTCGGTCCCGAACAAGAACATCGACTCGGCGGTCAAGCGCGGAGCCGGCCTCGAGGCCGGCGGCGCCGACTACGAGACGATCATGTACGAGGGCTACGGCCCGAACGGCGTCGCGGTGCTCATCGAGTGCCTCACCGACAACCGCAACCGCGCCGCCTCCGACGTCCGCGTCGCCATGACCCGCAACGGCGGCTCGATGGCCGACCCCGGCTCCGTCTCGTACCTGTTCAACCGCAAGGGCGTCGTGATCGTGCCCAAGGGCGAGCTGGCCGAGGACGACGTCCTGGGCGCGGTGCTCGACGCCGGCGCCGAGGAGGTCAACGACCTCGGCGAGTCCTTCGAGGTCATCTCCGAGGCGACCGACCTGGTCGCGGTGCGCACCGCCCTCCAGGACGCCGGGATCGACTACGACTCCGCCGACGCCAACTTCGTCCCGACCATGCAGGTCGAGCTCGACGAGGAAGGCGCGAAGAAGATCTTCAAGCTGATCGACGCACTCGAGGACAGCGACGACGTGCAGAACGTCTTCGCCAACTTCGACGTCAGCGACGAGGTCATGGAGAAGGTCGACGCCTGA
- the ruvA gene encoding Holliday junction branch migration protein RuvA, with the protein MIAFVSGPVAALAPDSAVVEVGGVGIAVQCTPNTLAGLRMGRQAKLATSLVVREDSLTLYGFVDDDERQVFELLQTASGVGPRLAQAMLAVHTPDALRRAVATGDEKALIAVPGIGKKGAQKLLLELKDRLGEPVGAPAIGRAVTSGWRDQLHAALIGLGYATREADEAVAAVTPQAEAAEGVPQVGQLLKAALQTLNRAR; encoded by the coding sequence ATGATCGCCTTCGTGAGCGGACCGGTCGCCGCCCTCGCCCCCGACTCCGCGGTGGTCGAGGTGGGCGGCGTCGGCATCGCCGTCCAGTGCACCCCGAACACCCTCGCCGGACTGCGGATGGGCCGGCAGGCCAAGCTCGCCACCTCCCTCGTCGTCCGCGAGGACTCCCTGACCCTGTACGGCTTCGTGGACGACGACGAGCGCCAGGTCTTCGAGCTGCTGCAGACCGCGAGCGGGGTCGGCCCGCGCCTGGCCCAGGCCATGCTCGCCGTGCACACGCCGGACGCGCTGCGCCGGGCCGTCGCCACCGGTGACGAGAAGGCGCTCATCGCCGTCCCGGGCATCGGCAAGAAGGGCGCCCAGAAGCTCCTGCTGGAGCTGAAGGACCGGCTCGGCGAGCCGGTCGGCGCGCCCGCGATCGGCAGGGCGGTCACCTCCGGCTGGCGCGACCAGCTGCACGCCGCCCTGATCGGCCTGGGCTACGCCACCCGCGAGGCCGACGAGGCCGTGGCCGCCGTGACCCCGCAGGCGGAGGCGGCGGAGGGCGTCCCCCAGGTGGGGCAGCTCCTCAAGGCCGCCCTGCAGACGCTGAACCGGGCCCGCTGA
- the yajC gene encoding preprotein translocase subunit YajC, producing MSPVTLLPFIVLIGAMFLMTRSAKKKQQQAAAMRNDMQPGSGVRTIGGMYATVKEVNEDTVLLDAGPGVDLLFAKNSIGAVLTDDEYNRIVHGIEHDLKSDSDVVPDDASSLTESAVSDETAETDEPVDEAAAASDDKSVDLGKKDGPEEAREQAAEPEATQAKADEEPEKTDGDSDAKK from the coding sequence GTGAGTCCTGTGACCCTCCTCCCGTTCATCGTGCTCATCGGGGCCATGTTCCTGATGACCCGGTCGGCCAAGAAGAAGCAGCAGCAGGCCGCCGCCATGCGGAACGACATGCAGCCCGGCAGCGGTGTCCGCACCATCGGGGGCATGTACGCGACGGTCAAGGAGGTCAACGAGGACACGGTCCTCCTCGACGCCGGTCCGGGTGTGGATCTGCTCTTCGCGAAGAACTCGATCGGCGCCGTGCTGACCGACGACGAGTACAACCGCATCGTCCACGGCATCGAGCACGACCTGAAGTCCGACTCCGACGTCGTCCCGGACGACGCCTCCTCCCTCACCGAGTCCGCTGTCTCCGACGAGACCGCCGAGACCGACGAACCCGTCGACGAAGCTGCCGCCGCCTCCGACGACAAGTCCGTCGACCTCGGCAAGAAGGACGGGCCCGAAGAGGCCCGGGAGCAGGCCGCCGAGCCCGAGGCCACGCAGGCCAAGGCCGACGAGGAGCCGGAGAAGACCGACGGCGACTCCGACGCGAAGAAGTAG